A genomic segment from Lutzomyia longipalpis isolate SR_M1_2022 chromosome 3, ASM2433408v1 encodes:
- the LOC129794335 gene encoding uncharacterized protein LOC129794335 produces the protein MSHALMCRIISLMVILITTVHGDEPRYRKETNEIIRKLQEEQLTSVGIYYYSPYSKNESRIHPEDPPPIGFNASLPIKVIIHGWMGNKNHITIDPVKNAYLALSCCNIITVNWEGGARQNYDVARYMVDTVGKRAGELLHSFLMKMNASAVDVHILGHSLGAHIAGNIGKYFNGTIGRISALDPAGPLFRVNSTDACGRKDAIFVDAIHTDVGVLGEKTQRGHVDFYPNRGFPPQPGCYLLDILTFSSCSHFRAPLLYAESILLPEQFLAVQCEISELFNSIKKCRPKNNLISREKRQMIFMGEATPSRFIKRILKKKNNKFCDNFFTMQRDVVVLCFVFSFYGLSVLGEDLNLDSVKMYYFAPELSTEMLLDNGSTPLPYFNESETVKVIIHGYIAGYKHLSISPLRNAYLSAGAHNVFCVDWSELAFGFYPTVRYRVAKVGHHLGYMMRTQIMSRYPNIPLEQIHVLGHSLGAHIAGNVGRSFNGRIGRVTGLDPAHPAFNEGDKDWVSPSTALFVDTIHTAGNTLGQMTPTGHVSFYPNGGPPPQPGCLLIDYATFVQCSHLRAPIFYAESIIHPKAFPGVKCDFDTITNDVEQCPSLRDSTDIAYMGEFVDRKATGTYFFLTYSVPPFGKGARF, from the exons ATGTCTCATGCATTGATGTGCCGAATTATAAGTTTGATGGTAATTTTGATAACGACGGTACATGGAGATGAGCCACGATATCGCAAGGAGACAAATGAGATAATCAGGAAGCTTCAGGAGGAGCAACTCACGTCCGTTGGAATTTACTACTACAGTCC CTACTCAAAGAATGAATCGAGAATTCATCCGGAAGATCCACCACCCATTGGCTTCAATGCCAGTCTTCCGATTAAAGTCATTATCCACGGATGGATGGGCAATAAGAATCACATTACAATTGATCCAGTGAAGAATGCTTACCTGGCTCTTTCGTGCTGCAACATAATCACGGTGAATTGGGAGGGTGGAGCACGTCAGAACTACGATGTAGCTCGCTATATGGTGGATACGGTGGGCAAAAGAGCTGGAGAACTACTCCACAGCTTCCTCAT GAAGATGAATGCTTCAGCTGTGGATGTTCACATTCTGGGACACAGCCTGGGGGCACACATTGCTGGGAATATTGGGAAGTACTTCAATGGGACAATTGGAAGGATTTCAGCTCTTGACCCAGCCGGACCACTCTTCCGGGTGAATTCCACAGATGCCTGTGGACGGAAGGATGCCATCTTTGTGGATGCCATTCACACGGATGTGGGAGTTCTCGGCGAGAAGACTCAACGTGGTCATGTTGATTTCTATCCCAATCGCGGATTCCCACCACAGCCAGGATGCTACCTTCTGGATATTCTTACCTTTT CTTCCTGCAGTCACTTCCGGGCTCCTTTGCTCTATGCTGAGTCAATTCTCCTTCCGGAACAATTCTTAGCTGTTCAATGTGAAATTTCGGAGCTTTTCAATTCCATCAAGAAGTGCCGACCGAAGAATAATCTCATCAGCAGGGAAAAGCGTCAGATGATCTTTATGGGAGAAGCTACACCATCAAG attcattaaaagaatattaaaaaaaaaaaataataagttttGTGATAATTTCTTCACAATGCAGCGTGATGTTGTTGTGCTGTGCTTTGTGTTTAGCTTTTATGGATTATCAGTGCTGGGTGAAGATTTAAATTTGGATTCTGTGAAAATGTACTACTTCGCCCCGGAACTCTCAACGGAAATGCTCCTTGACAACGGAAGTACCCCCCTGCCCTATTTCAATGAAAGTGAAACAGTGAAAGTCATCATCCACGGATACATTGCTGGCTACAAGCATCTCTCTATATCTCCTCTGAGGAATG CTTACCTCTCAGCTGGAGCCCACAATGTATTTTGTGTAGATTGGTCCGAATTGGCATTTGGTTTCTACCCCACAGTACGGTATAGAGTAGCCAAAGTTGGTCATCATCTTGGCTATATGATGCGAACACAAATAATGTCTCGCTACCCCAACATCCCCCTGGAGCAGATTCACGTTCTTGGGCACAGTTTGGGGGCTCATATTGCTGGGAATGTGGGACGAAGCTTCAATGGACGCATTGGGCGTGTAACTGGGCTCGATCCTGCCCATCCGGCCTTCAATGAGGGCGACAAGGATTGGGTGAGTCCCTCAACGGCTCTCTTTGTGGACACAATTCACACGGCAGGCAATACATTGGGTCAAATGACACCCACGGGGCATGTTTCCTTTTACCCCAATGGTGGACCACCACCACAGCCCGGCTGCCTACTCATTGACTACGCCACCTTTGTGCAGTGTAGTCACCTCCGGGCGCCCATCTTCTACGCTGAATCCATCATTCATCCCAAAGCCTTTCCCGGGGTTAAATGTGACTTCGACACGATCACCAATGATGTGGAGCAGTGCCCAAGTCTCAGGGATTCCACGGATATCGCCTACATGGGGGAGTTTGTGGACCGAAAAGCAACTGGAACATACTTCTTCCTCACCTACAGTGTACCACCCTTTGGGAAGGGAGCAC GATTTTAA